A single window of Symphalangus syndactylus isolate Jambi chromosome 4, NHGRI_mSymSyn1-v2.1_pri, whole genome shotgun sequence DNA harbors:
- the LOC129480815 gene encoding zinc finger protein 33B isoform X4, with product MLTKEQGNVIGIPFSMDVSSFPSRKMFCQCDSCGMSFNTVSQLVISKINYLGEKSDEFNARGKLLFNIKHDETHTREKNEVLKNRKTLSHHENTLQHEKIQTLEHNFEYNICQETLLEKAVFNTWKRENTEENNCEYNEFGRTLCDSSSLLFHQIPPSKDSHYEFSDCEKFLCVKSTLSKHHGVPMKHCDCGESGNNFRRKLCLSQLQKGDKGEKHFECNECGKAFWEKSHLTRHQRVHTGEKRFQCNVCGKTFWEKSNLTKHQRSHTGEKPFECNECRKAFSHKSALTLHQRTHTGEKPYQCNACGKTFYQKSDLTKHQRTHTGLKPYECYECGKSFCMNSHLTVHQRTHTGEKPFECLQCGKSFCQKSHLTQHQRTHIGDKPYECNACGKTFYHKSVLNRHQIIHTGLKPYECYECGKTFCLKSDLTVHQRTHTGEKPFACPECGKFFSHKSTLSQHYRTHTGEKPYECHECGKIFYNKSYLTKHDRTHTGEKPYECNECGKTFCQKSQLTQHQRIHIGEKPYECNECGKAFCHKSALIVHQRTHTQEKPYKCNECGKSFCVKSGLILHERKHTGEKPYECNQCGKSFSHKSSLTVHHRAHTGEKSCRCNECGKIFYRKSDLAKHQRSHTGEKPYECNTCRKTFSQKSNLIVHQRTHIGEKPYE from the coding sequence ATGCTGACTAAGGAACAAGGTAATGTAATAGGAATACCATTTAGCATGGACGTAAGTTCTTTTCCTTCCAGAAAAATGTTCTGTCAGTGTGACTCATGTGGAATGAGTTTTAACACTGTTTCACAATTGGTTATCAGTAAGATAAACTATTTAGGAGAAAAGTCTGATGAATTTAATGCCCGTGGGAAATTGTTATTCAATATTAAGCATGATGAAACTCATACTCGAGAGAAAAATGAAGTTTTGAAAAATAGGAAAACTCTGAGTCATCATGAGAACACTTTGCAGCATGAGAAGATTCAAACTTTAGAGCACAATTTTGAATACAATATATGTCAGGAAACCCTCCTTGAAAAGGCAGTATTCAATACATGGAAGAGAGAGAACACAGAAGAGAATAACTGTGAATATAATGAATTTGGGAGAACTTTGTGTGATAGTTCATCCCTCTTGTTCCATCAGATACCTCCGTCAAAGGACAGTCACTATGAATTTAGTGATTGTGAGAAGTTCTTATGTGTGAAGTCCACCCTTTCTAAACATCATGGGGTACCTATGAAACACTGTGATTGTGGTGAAAGTGGGAATAATTTCAGGAGGAAATTGTGTCTGTCACAGCTTCAGAAAGGTGATAAAGGAGAGAAACACtttgaatgtaatgaatgtgggaaagctttcTGGGAGAAGTCACATCTCACTCGACATCAGAGGGTGCACACAGGAGAGAAACGCTTTCAATGTAATGTATGTGGAAAAACTTTCTGGGAGAAGTCAAACCTCACTAAACATCAGAGATCACACACAGGGGAGAAACCTTTTGAATGCAATGAATGTAGGAAAGCCTTTAGCCATAAGTCAGCCCTCACATTACACCAGAGAACACATACAGGGGAGAAACCGTATCAGTGTAATGCGTGTGGGAAAACTTTTTACCAGAAATCTGACCTCACTAAACATCAGAGAACACACACAGGGCTGAAACCCTATGAATGTTATGAATGTGGAAAATCCTTCTGTATGAATTCACACCTTACAGTACACCAGAGAACTCACACAGGTGAGAAACCTTTTGAGTGTCTTCAGTGTGGGAAATCCTTTTGtcaaaagtcacatcttacacagCATCAGAGAACTCACATAGGAGATAAACCTTATGAATGTAATGCATGTGGGAAAACTTTCTACCACAAGTCAGTACTCAACAGGCATCAGATAATTCATACAGGGTTGAAACCTTATGAATGTTATGAATGTGGGAAAACCTTCTGCTTGAAGTCAGACCTCACAGTACATCAGAGAACGCACACAGGGGAGAAACCCTTTGCATGTCCTGAATGTGGGAAATTCTTTAGCCATAAGTCAACCCTCTCTCAACATTATAGAACACACACAGGGGAGAAACCCTACGAATGTCATGAATGTGGAAAAATCTTTTACAATAAATCATACCTAACTAAACATGATAGAACACATACAggggagaaaccctatgaatgtaatgaatgtggaaaaACCTTCTGCCAGAAGTCACAACTCACTCAGCATCAGAGAATTCACATAggggagaaaccctatgaatgtaatgaGTGTGGAAAAGCTTTCTGCCATAAGTCAGCTCTAATTGTACATCAGAGAACCCATACACAAGAAAAGCCctataaatgtaatgaatgtggaaaaTCTTTCTGTGTGAAGTCAGGACTTATTTTACATGAGAGAAAGCACACGggggagaaaccctatgaatgcaaTCAATGTGGGAAATCCTTCAGTCACAAATCATCACTCACAGTACATCACAGGGCTCACACAGGAGAGAAATCTTGTCGGTGTAATGAATGTGGAAAAATCTTTTACCGTAAATCAGACCTTGCTAAACATCAGAGATCACATACAGGGGAAAAGCCCTATGAATGTAACACATGCAGGAAAACTTTCTCTCAAAAGTCAAATCTCATTGTACATCAGAGAACACACATAGGAGAAAAACCTTATGAATGA